GGCGTCGCGATCGACCCCTTCGATCGGCGTCTCGCCGGCCGTGTAGACGTCGGCCACGATGACCACGTCGGCGTCGTTGAAGCAGGCGCTGAACTCGGCCATCAGGTCTCGCAGGCGCGTGAAGCGGTGCGGCTGGACCACGGCGATGACCTTGCCCTCGCCGGTCACGGCGCGGGCGGCGGTCAGCACGGCGCTGATCTCCACCGGATGGTGGGCGTAGTCGTCGATGACCCTCACCCCGTCCACGACGCCCGTGGTGGTGAAGCGGCGCTTCACGCCGCCGAAAGCCTTCAGACCCGCGCGGATCGCCTCCGCGTCA
This genomic interval from bacterium contains the following:
- a CDS encoding cyanophycin synthetase, with protein sequence DAEAIRAGLKAFGGVKRRFTTTGVVDGVRVIDDYAHHPVEISAVLTAARAVTGEGKVIAVVQPHRFTRLRDLMAEFSACFNDADVVIVADVYTAGETPIEGVDRDALVEGLRRYGHRRAIPLDSPAALAALVKEEAKAGDIVVLCGAGDITSWSYALPGQLEALA